A single window of Luteipulveratus halotolerans DNA harbors:
- a CDS encoding response regulator transcription factor — translation MRVLVVEDEPLMAQAIRDGLRLEAIAADIALDGDTALEMLDVHAYDIAVLDRDVPGPSGDQIAQHIVASGSGTPILMLTAADRLDDKASGFELGADDYLTKPFELRELVMRLRALDRRRTRSRPPVYEIAGLRLDPFRREVFRDGRYVALTRKQFAVLEVLVEAEGGVVSAEDLLERAWDENADPFTNAVRITVSALRKRLGEPWVIATVPGVGYRIDTGIDTSDGRG, via the coding sequence ATGCGCGTACTGGTCGTCGAGGACGAGCCCCTGATGGCGCAGGCCATCCGCGATGGTCTGCGCCTGGAGGCGATCGCCGCTGACATCGCCCTCGACGGCGACACGGCGCTGGAGATGCTCGACGTGCACGCCTACGACATCGCGGTGCTCGACCGTGACGTGCCCGGGCCGTCCGGCGACCAGATCGCCCAGCACATCGTCGCCTCCGGCAGCGGCACGCCCATCCTGATGCTGACCGCGGCCGACCGCCTCGACGACAAGGCGTCCGGTTTCGAGCTCGGCGCCGACGACTACCTCACCAAACCGTTCGAGCTGCGCGAGCTGGTGATGCGACTGCGGGCGCTGGACCGTCGGCGTACGCGCAGCAGACCGCCGGTGTACGAGATCGCCGGGCTGCGGCTGGACCCGTTCCGTCGCGAGGTGTTCCGCGACGGGCGCTACGTCGCGCTGACCCGCAAGCAGTTCGCCGTGCTGGAGGTGCTCGTCGAGGCCGAGGGCGGTGTCGTGAGCGCCGAGGACCTGCTCGAACGTGCCTGGGACGAGAACGCCGACCCGTTCACCAACGCCGTACGCATCACCGTGTCGGCCCTGCGCAAACGACTCGGCGAGCCCTGGGTCATCGCCACCGTGCCCGGCGTCGGCTATCGCATCGACACCGGCATCGACACGAGTGATGGCCGTGGCTAG
- a CDS encoding helix-turn-helix domain-containing protein yields MNPTATTVEVNGYALRELRVRSGIGVADLADQVGVKRPYIAKIELGHSRRVSPKVYNALLAALAITDRRVLMANPHAAAEQISEAS; encoded by the coding sequence ATGAACCCCACCGCTACGACCGTCGAGGTCAACGGCTACGCGCTCCGCGAGCTGCGGGTCCGCTCCGGCATCGGCGTCGCGGATCTCGCCGATCAGGTCGGCGTCAAGCGCCCCTACATCGCAAAGATCGAGCTCGGCCACAGCCGCCGAGTGAGCCCGAAGGTCTACAACGCTCTGCTCGCGGCGCTCGCCATCACCGACCGCCGAGTGCTGATGGCCAACCCGCACGCCGCCGCCGAGCAGATTTCGGAGGCCTCCTGA
- a CDS encoding TfoX/Sxy family protein: MAYDEGLAQRIRDLVVDDLDVTEKRMFGGLAFLVNGHMSVAVSGSGGLMSRAEPEDAERLVLEAGVEPFEMRGKALRGWLRVSESRLESDDDLRAWVERGLDVARSLPVKP; the protein is encoded by the coding sequence ATGGCGTACGACGAGGGGCTGGCCCAGCGCATCCGTGACCTGGTCGTCGACGACCTCGACGTCACCGAGAAGCGCATGTTCGGCGGCCTGGCGTTCCTGGTCAACGGGCACATGTCGGTGGCGGTCAGCGGTTCGGGCGGGCTGATGTCGCGGGCCGAACCCGAGGACGCCGAGCGGCTCGTGCTCGAAGCCGGCGTCGAGCCGTTCGAGATGCGGGGCAAGGCGCTGCGCGGGTGGCTGCGGGTGTCGGAGTCGCGGCTGGAGTCCGATGACGACCTGCGCGCGTGGGTCGAGCGCGGCCTCGACGTCGCACGGTCGTTGCCGGTCAAGCCCTAG
- a CDS encoding DUF2505 domain-containing protein: MQITHSWTVTTDPDQAYADTTQVEFQNDKCEEAGALRYECEVTEQDGGHVVTVKRLMPSGDVPDLVKKIVGDKVDIVEVVTWGAREADGSRQGVLDVAFKGQPISLKGTTRIEPDGTGSKVTVDADLRAKIPVVGGKIEKMSGPEVLKSLQAEETTSYAWAERSS, from the coding sequence ATGCAGATCACTCACTCGTGGACCGTGACGACGGACCCCGACCAGGCGTACGCCGACACGACGCAGGTCGAGTTCCAGAACGACAAGTGCGAGGAGGCCGGCGCGCTCAGGTACGAGTGCGAGGTGACCGAGCAGGACGGTGGCCACGTCGTCACCGTCAAGCGCCTGATGCCCTCCGGCGACGTGCCCGACCTGGTCAAGAAGATCGTCGGCGACAAGGTCGACATCGTCGAGGTCGTGACCTGGGGCGCCCGTGAGGCGGACGGCTCGCGCCAGGGCGTCCTCGACGTGGCGTTCAAGGGCCAGCCGATCTCGCTCAAGGGCACGACGCGCATCGAGCCCGACGGCACGGGTTCGAAGGTCACCGTCGACGCCGACCTCAGGGCCAAGATCCCGGTCGTCGGCGGCAAGATCGAGAAGATGAGCGGCCCCGAGGTGCTCAAGTCGCTCCAGGCGGAGGAGACCACCTCCTACGCCTGGGCCGAGCGCAGCAGCTGA
- a CDS encoding sensor histidine kinase yields MAVARPPGPSVRLRLTLSYAALVMVAGALLLAVVWVFLLRYVPDQATVVPTRSRPGTGGAPGGPGQFVAGRSDLWRAFAPKAAWALAALLLLGLVGGWVLAGRMLAPLNRITDATRVAATGTLSHRIRLEGHSDEFRELADAFDTMLARLEAHVEEQRRFAANASHELRTPLAITQTMLEVAREDPDRDTDELLRHLDAVNARAIDLTQALLLLSRADQRTFAREPVDLSLLAEEATETLLPLAERHGVRIETTGEPAPTEGSGALLLQLTTNLVHNAIVHNLPERGSVRVVVRAEATTVALSVESSGEHLDPATVATLTEPFQRGAERTRDRHPGVGLGLAIVDSITRAHDGTLTLTPRPEGGLQVVVELPRA; encoded by the coding sequence ATGGCCGTGGCTAGACCGCCCGGGCCGAGCGTCCGGCTGCGGCTCACCCTGAGCTACGCGGCCCTGGTCATGGTCGCGGGGGCGCTGCTGCTCGCGGTCGTGTGGGTGTTCCTGCTGAGGTACGTGCCCGATCAGGCGACCGTGGTGCCGACCCGGTCCCGGCCCGGCACCGGTGGGGCGCCCGGCGGGCCGGGCCAGTTCGTCGCCGGCCGCTCCGACCTGTGGCGGGCGTTCGCGCCGAAGGCCGCGTGGGCCCTCGCCGCGCTGCTGCTGCTCGGCCTGGTCGGCGGGTGGGTGCTCGCCGGACGGATGCTCGCGCCGTTGAACCGCATCACCGACGCCACCCGGGTCGCAGCGACCGGGACGCTCTCGCACCGCATCCGCCTGGAGGGGCACAGCGACGAGTTCCGTGAGCTGGCGGATGCGTTCGACACCATGCTCGCCCGCCTCGAGGCGCACGTCGAGGAGCAGAGGCGTTTCGCCGCCAACGCCTCGCACGAGCTGCGGACCCCGCTCGCGATCACGCAGACGATGCTCGAGGTCGCACGCGAGGACCCCGACCGTGACACCGACGAGCTGCTGCGCCACCTCGACGCGGTCAACGCCCGTGCCATCGACCTCACCCAGGCGTTGCTGCTACTCAGCCGCGCCGACCAGAGGACGTTCGCGCGCGAGCCGGTCGACCTCTCACTGCTGGCCGAAGAGGCGACCGAGACGTTGCTGCCCCTGGCCGAGCGGCACGGCGTACGCATCGAGACGACGGGCGAGCCCGCACCCACCGAGGGGTCCGGCGCGCTCCTGCTGCAGCTCACGACCAACCTCGTGCACAACGCGATCGTGCACAACCTGCCCGAGCGCGGGAGCGTGCGCGTGGTGGTGCGTGCTGAGGCCACCACGGTCGCCCTGAGCGTCGAGAGCTCGGGCGAGCATCTCGACCCGGCCACGGTCGCGACCCTCACCGAGCCGTTCCAGCGCGGCGCCGAGCGCACCCGCGACCGACACCCGGGCGTCGGGCTCGGCCTCGCCATCGTCGACAGCATCACGCGCGCGCACGACGGCACCCTGACGCTGACGCCGCGGCCCGAGGGCGGCCTGCAGGTCGTGGTCGAGCTGCCTAGGGCTTGA
- a CDS encoding M15 family metallopeptidase, whose product MVTHTPVRRTSRLTLIAVLLVLLAIGIGLIGAVRSPSPSPSRTLLPWSPQVTSDATTASSAPRKAGTDVHDDGADQEDDVVDEEDGVVPDGTTVFSSAPAVARLHPALRSALRRAADGASQDGVRFEVNSGWRSPAYQEQLLREAVAKYGSQEKAARWVATPQTSPHVSGDAVDVGPSFAAKWLGKHGAAYGLCRVYDNEPWHFELRPDAVRDGCPGRYANPSQDPRLQ is encoded by the coding sequence ATGGTCACCCACACACCTGTACGCCGGACGTCGCGCCTCACCCTGATCGCGGTCCTGCTCGTCCTGCTCGCCATCGGCATCGGCCTCATCGGCGCGGTGCGGTCACCGTCGCCGAGCCCGTCACGGACCTTGCTGCCGTGGTCGCCGCAGGTGACGAGCGACGCGACCACCGCGTCCAGCGCTCCCCGGAAGGCCGGCACCGACGTCCACGACGACGGCGCCGACCAGGAGGACGACGTCGTCGACGAGGAGGACGGTGTCGTCCCCGACGGCACGACAGTCTTCTCGTCGGCGCCGGCCGTGGCCAGGCTCCACCCCGCACTGCGGTCAGCCCTGCGACGAGCGGCGGACGGGGCCTCCCAGGACGGGGTGCGGTTCGAGGTCAACAGCGGGTGGCGCTCACCGGCGTACCAGGAGCAGCTGCTGCGTGAGGCGGTCGCGAAGTACGGGTCGCAGGAGAAGGCGGCCCGCTGGGTGGCGACTCCGCAGACCTCACCGCACGTGTCGGGCGATGCGGTCGACGTCGGCCCGTCGTTCGCGGCGAAGTGGCTCGGCAAGCACGGCGCGGCGTACGGGCTGTGCCGGGTGTACGACAACGAGCCGTGGCACTTCGAGCTGCGGCCGGACGCCGTGCGCGACGGCTGCCCTGGTCGGTACGCCAACCCCTCGCAGGACCCGCGCCTGCAGTGA
- a CDS encoding AI-2E family transporter — MARRLDPEGTPPPPAEGTPLDRGAVIGDGLRWTASWALRTIVVLFALYLLQKALAPLWVAILPVILALVISTVLWPPTRWLRAHGFAPALAAACSILGSFVLFGGVIAAIVPSVVDQSEDLSNKAIAGVNELRDWVQGEPLNVRPEQIDDGVTAITDKLRESGSQIAGGVFSGVSTAGSLIVTLVLALILTFFMVKDGPRFLPWLRQVSGERAGAHLTELLVRMWNTLGGFIRTQAIVSAVDAVLIGGGLLILRVPLALPLAVLTFLGGFIPIVGATVAGALAVLVALVTKSWVTALIVLGIVIAVQQLEGHVLQPMLQSRSMNLHPALVLLGIAVGSHGNGVIGAFLAVPTVALLSVLVRYLGEQIDLRTGAKRASDVTPATAHGALAAQAGEAAGPGRTPTG; from the coding sequence ATGGCTCGCCGCCTTGACCCCGAGGGCACGCCGCCCCCACCCGCCGAAGGCACCCCGCTCGACCGAGGTGCGGTGATCGGCGACGGGCTGCGCTGGACCGCGAGCTGGGCGCTGCGCACGATCGTCGTGCTGTTCGCGCTCTACCTGCTGCAGAAGGCGCTCGCCCCGTTGTGGGTGGCGATCCTGCCGGTCATCCTCGCGCTCGTCATCTCGACGGTGCTGTGGCCGCCGACGCGCTGGCTGCGGGCCCACGGGTTCGCCCCCGCTCTGGCGGCGGCGTGCTCCATCCTCGGCTCGTTCGTGCTGTTCGGCGGCGTCATCGCCGCGATCGTCCCGTCGGTCGTCGATCAGTCCGAGGACCTGTCCAACAAGGCCATCGCCGGCGTCAACGAGCTGCGCGACTGGGTGCAGGGCGAGCCGCTCAACGTGCGCCCCGAGCAGATCGACGACGGCGTCACCGCGATCACCGACAAGCTGCGCGAGAGCGGCTCGCAGATCGCCGGCGGCGTGTTCAGCGGGGTCTCCACGGCCGGCAGCCTCATCGTGACGCTGGTCCTCGCGCTCATCCTCACGTTCTTCATGGTCAAGGACGGCCCGCGCTTCCTGCCCTGGCTGCGTCAGGTGTCCGGCGAGCGCGCGGGCGCCCACCTGACCGAGCTGCTCGTGCGCATGTGGAACACCCTCGGCGGCTTCATCCGCACCCAGGCCATCGTGTCGGCCGTCGACGCCGTGCTCATCGGCGGCGGTCTGCTGATCCTGCGCGTGCCGCTCGCGCTGCCGCTCGCGGTGCTGACCTTCCTCGGCGGGTTCATCCCGATCGTCGGTGCGACGGTCGCGGGCGCGCTCGCCGTGCTCGTCGCCCTCGTCACCAAGTCCTGGGTGACGGCGCTGATCGTCCTCGGCATCGTGATCGCCGTGCAGCAGCTCGAGGGCCACGTCCTGCAGCCGATGCTCCAGTCGCGCTCGATGAACCTGCACCCGGCCCTGGTCCTGCTCGGCATCGCGGTCGGCTCGCACGGCAACGGCGTGATCGGTGCCTTCCTCGCCGTCCCGACGGTCGCCCTGCTGTCGGTGCTGGTGCGCTACCTGGGCGAGCAGATCGACCTGCGTACCGGGGCCAAGCGCGCGTCCGACGTCACTCCTGCCACCGCACACGGCGCGCTCGCCGCCCAGGCGGGTGAGGCGGCGGGGCCAGGGCGTACGCCGACCGGCTGA
- a CDS encoding AAA domain-containing protein, translating into MTADQTQGATVDGRRARVASAVRTWSKHLVDLGGRNTLLWHRDLPSGSLDITTAHPAGVAKLLAGHAVRMSELVREPAAYAEAIRRARAIRAKAAELTQERGISAGFLAVGMATWDVPASYSRVPQAPVFLRRVTLRPVVGDSDDLVVTLGDQVEVNAVLLSYLESERGLALDERKIAGLAYGATGGWDPQPAYAALTAVCAEEGIAGFRIRPSLVLGTYSYAKLPMVTDLTAQGADLADHDVIAALAGDPEAIETVQATPPARIGESLLDEERLVLDADTSQQAVIDAVCAGSHLVVKGPPGTGKSQTIANLVATLSARGQRVLFVAEKRAAIDAVVGRLERRGLDELVLDAHDGRPHRASLAQSIVETLDRVAADEPTPAPAVDPRLVDRRDRLIDHRRCMHDERHPWGVTADEAQTEILRLASLPHPPRSHVRLTGSALHAITARRRDELLGELSDIADLGAWTQGEPDPWFGARVVGEDQTQRTKALVVHLATRGMQEHRDRLDALADAVGLTPPRTMIEADDQLELMSRVFATLETFRAELFESPVDDLVAATGSRAYRKEHGVTLSQLERRRLRQQARSLLRPGRPPADLHGVLVRAAEQRRQWRAASGGQASRPAAPVEVPDVQRAHERLREQLDWLAARLEGTAEGHDLHQTDLDDLHDRLLRLADAGDRLAVVPQVVSRLDRLRANGLGEVIDDFARRGLAPERVPEEFAFVWWSSVLAEVSERDATYGSHDGPQLRQIELEYADHDRAHIDAGVARVQAAVDAQVRRVAADLPDQADVVRVEADRTRGHLSLRELLTEAPELMTSVRPCWAMSPLVVASVVPPGLWFDVVIFDEASQVPPAQAISAISRANQVVVAGDPRQLPPTSFSITDDPDEDTTPEDLQAEGVVSVLDLLSTMLPTHELTWHYRSHDERLIAFSNAQIYRGGLVTFPGVGGDGGVRLDVVTARGDGETSTGEVDRVVEVVLDHARRRPQESLGVITLGHKHAQRVEDALRRALADADDVMGFFTGRAHEPFFIKPLDRVQGDERDAVVLSIGYGRRADGSVPHSFGPINLEGGERRLNVAITRARRRMTVVSSFSADELVTNKLRARGAQMLRDFLLYAASGGAERRVRTAGDDGAPQPGEGAAPTIVGGRRRRTASTGSVLDRPLVPEPPQRPITPVVSDLARRLRDKGLVVHTGHGISAHPLDLAIEDPMRAGELLVAVETDGPVYAATAGVRERDRLRTEQLRRLGWAHERVWSVDVFRDPARDVARILDTVRLTSQQRAERRRRLAHDAAHTHDAAHKAQEAVAAAVLAQQEQAAPASEPAADDAEPEKAVVVDTSDRPVEAVAEPAAQADSEPEREPESEPSPEETSQPEVESEAEAEPEAEPETGAESETAPEPEPAGDADSVGQAEAQPTAPAVSGEPVEPELDLDWSDAGADAPADESTPERDAPSEDPTEERPVIGDTSDEERGA; encoded by the coding sequence GTGACTGCAGACCAGACTCAGGGCGCGACCGTCGACGGTCGCCGGGCACGGGTCGCCTCTGCAGTCCGGACCTGGAGCAAGCACCTGGTCGACCTCGGCGGGCGCAACACTCTGCTGTGGCACCGCGACCTGCCGAGCGGCAGCCTCGACATCACCACCGCGCACCCCGCGGGTGTGGCCAAGCTGCTCGCCGGTCATGCCGTGCGGATGTCGGAGCTGGTCCGTGAGCCCGCCGCGTACGCCGAGGCCATCCGTCGTGCGCGCGCCATCCGTGCCAAGGCCGCCGAGCTCACCCAGGAGCGCGGCATCTCGGCCGGGTTCCTCGCGGTCGGGATGGCGACCTGGGACGTGCCGGCGTCGTACAGCCGCGTGCCTCAGGCGCCGGTGTTCCTGCGCCGGGTGACCTTGCGGCCGGTCGTCGGCGACAGCGACGACCTCGTCGTCACCCTCGGTGACCAGGTCGAGGTCAACGCCGTGCTGCTGTCCTACCTGGAGTCCGAGCGGGGGCTGGCGCTGGACGAGCGCAAGATCGCCGGGCTGGCCTACGGCGCCACCGGCGGCTGGGACCCCCAACCGGCGTACGCCGCCCTCACCGCGGTCTGCGCCGAGGAGGGCATCGCGGGGTTCCGGATCCGCCCGTCGCTGGTGCTCGGCACCTACTCCTACGCCAAGCTGCCGATGGTCACCGACCTCACCGCGCAGGGCGCCGACCTGGCCGACCACGACGTCATCGCCGCGCTCGCGGGCGACCCCGAGGCCATCGAGACGGTCCAGGCCACACCTCCCGCACGCATCGGCGAGAGCCTCCTGGACGAGGAGCGCCTGGTCCTGGACGCCGACACCTCGCAGCAGGCCGTCATCGACGCGGTCTGCGCGGGCTCGCACCTGGTCGTCAAGGGCCCGCCCGGCACGGGCAAGAGCCAGACCATCGCTAACCTCGTCGCCACCTTGTCCGCCCGCGGTCAGCGGGTGCTGTTCGTGGCCGAGAAGCGCGCCGCGATCGACGCGGTGGTCGGACGCCTCGAACGCCGGGGCCTGGACGAGCTCGTGCTCGACGCGCACGACGGTCGCCCCCACCGCGCCTCGCTCGCGCAGTCGATCGTCGAGACGCTCGACCGCGTCGCCGCCGACGAGCCCACGCCCGCGCCGGCCGTCGACCCCCGGCTGGTCGACCGCCGCGACAGGCTGATCGACCACCGCCGGTGCATGCACGACGAACGCCACCCGTGGGGTGTCACGGCTGACGAGGCGCAGACCGAGATCCTGCGCCTGGCGTCCTTGCCCCACCCGCCGCGCTCCCACGTCCGGCTCACGGGTTCGGCACTGCACGCGATCACCGCGCGGCGGCGTGATGAGCTGCTCGGCGAGCTGTCCGACATCGCCGACCTCGGCGCCTGGACCCAGGGCGAGCCCGACCCGTGGTTCGGTGCACGCGTTGTCGGTGAGGACCAGACCCAGCGCACCAAGGCCCTGGTCGTCCACCTGGCCACGCGCGGGATGCAGGAGCACCGTGACCGCCTCGACGCGCTCGCCGACGCGGTCGGTCTGACCCCGCCGCGCACGATGATCGAGGCCGACGACCAGCTCGAGCTGATGAGCCGGGTGTTCGCCACGCTCGAGACGTTCCGCGCCGAGCTGTTCGAGTCGCCGGTCGACGACCTGGTCGCGGCCACCGGCTCGCGCGCCTACCGCAAGGAGCACGGCGTCACGCTCAGCCAGCTCGAACGTCGTCGGCTGCGGCAGCAGGCCCGTTCGTTGCTGCGCCCGGGCCGCCCGCCGGCCGACCTGCACGGCGTGCTCGTGCGCGCCGCCGAGCAGCGTCGCCAGTGGCGCGCGGCCAGCGGCGGGCAGGCGTCGCGCCCGGCTGCGCCGGTCGAGGTGCCCGACGTCCAGCGCGCCCACGAGCGGCTGCGCGAACAGCTCGACTGGCTCGCGGCGCGACTCGAGGGCACCGCCGAGGGCCACGACCTGCACCAGACCGACCTGGACGACCTGCACGACCGGCTGCTGCGGCTCGCCGACGCCGGTGACCGGCTCGCCGTCGTACCCCAGGTCGTGTCGCGTCTCGACCGGTTGCGTGCCAACGGTCTGGGTGAGGTCATCGACGACTTCGCCCGACGCGGCCTTGCCCCCGAGCGGGTGCCCGAGGAGTTCGCGTTCGTGTGGTGGAGCTCGGTGCTCGCCGAGGTGTCCGAGCGCGATGCGACCTACGGCTCGCACGACGGCCCGCAGCTGAGGCAGATCGAGCTCGAGTACGCCGACCACGACCGCGCCCACATCGACGCGGGTGTCGCGCGGGTGCAGGCGGCGGTCGACGCGCAGGTACGCCGGGTCGCCGCCGACCTGCCCGACCAGGCCGACGTGGTGCGGGTCGAGGCGGACCGCACGCGAGGCCACCTGTCGTTGCGTGAGCTGCTCACCGAGGCGCCCGAGCTGATGACCTCGGTGCGGCCCTGCTGGGCGATGTCACCACTCGTGGTGGCGTCCGTCGTACCTCCGGGTCTGTGGTTCGACGTGGTGATCTTCGACGAGGCCTCGCAGGTGCCGCCCGCCCAGGCGATATCGGCCATCTCGCGCGCCAATCAGGTTGTGGTTGCTGGAGATCCGCGTCAGCTGCCACCGACGTCGTTCTCCATCACCGACGACCCCGACGAGGACACCACGCCGGAGGACCTCCAGGCCGAGGGCGTCGTGTCGGTGCTCGACCTGCTGTCGACGATGCTGCCGACGCACGAGCTCACGTGGCACTACCGCTCGCACGACGAGCGGCTCATCGCCTTCTCCAACGCCCAGATCTACCGCGGCGGTCTCGTGACGTTCCCGGGCGTCGGGGGCGACGGCGGCGTACGCCTCGACGTCGTCACCGCACGCGGCGACGGTGAGACCTCCACCGGTGAGGTCGACCGCGTGGTCGAGGTCGTCCTCGACCACGCGCGCCGTCGCCCGCAGGAGTCGCTCGGCGTGATCACGTTGGGGCACAAGCACGCTCAGCGGGTCGAGGACGCACTCCGCCGCGCGCTCGCCGACGCCGACGACGTGATGGGCTTCTTCACCGGTCGCGCGCACGAGCCGTTCTTCATCAAGCCGCTCGACCGGGTCCAGGGCGACGAGCGTGACGCCGTGGTGCTCTCGATCGGCTACGGGCGGCGGGCCGACGGGAGCGTGCCCCACTCGTTCGGGCCGATCAACCTTGAGGGCGGCGAACGACGTCTCAACGTCGCGATCACGCGGGCGAGGCGCCGCATGACGGTGGTGTCGTCGTTCTCGGCCGACGAGCTCGTGACCAACAAGTTGCGGGCGCGCGGTGCGCAGATGCTGCGCGACTTCCTGCTGTACGCCGCCTCCGGTGGCGCCGAGCGTCGGGTCCGGACGGCGGGCGACGACGGTGCGCCCCAGCCCGGTGAGGGAGCCGCGCCGACCATCGTCGGCGGACGGCGCCGTCGTACGGCCTCCACCGGCAGCGTCCTCGACCGGCCGCTGGTGCCGGAGCCGCCGCAGCGACCGATCACTCCGGTGGTCTCCGACCTGGCACGCCGGCTGCGCGACAAGGGGCTCGTCGTCCACACCGGTCACGGCATCTCGGCGCACCCGCTCGACCTGGCCATCGAGGACCCGATGCGCGCCGGCGAGCTCCTCGTCGCCGTCGAGACCGACGGTCCGGTGTACGCCGCCACGGCGGGCGTGCGTGAGCGTGACCGGTTGCGTACCGAGCAGCTGCGGCGGCTCGGCTGGGCGCACGAACGCGTCTGGTCGGTCGACGTGTTCCGTGACCCGGCACGCGATGTGGCCCGGATCCTCGACACCGTGCGGCTGACGTCGCAGCAGCGTGCCGAACGGCGCCGCCGTCTGGCTCACGACGCAGCCCACACTCACGACGCAGCGCACAAGGCGCAGGAAGCCGTCGCAGCAGCGGTGCTCGCTCAGCAGGAGCAGGCCGCGCCCGCGTCCGAGCCGGCCGCCGACGACGCCGAGCCCGAGAAGGCCGTGGTCGTCGACACGTCCGATCGTCCCGTCGAGGCCGTAGCGGAGCCTGCGGCGCAGGCGGACTCCGAGCCTGAGCGCGAGCCGGAGTCCGAGCCCTCACCTGAGGAGACCTCGCAACCCGAGGTCGAGTCGGAGGCGGAAGCGGAGCCTGAGGCCGAGCCGGAGACGGGCGCAGAGTCCGAGACGGCGCCAGAGCCCGAGCCTGCTGGGGACGCGGACTCCGTGGGCCAGGCGGAGGCGCAGCCAACCGCACCTGCGGTGTCCGGCGAACCCGTGGAGCCCGAGCTCGATCTCGACTGGAGCGACGCCGGCGCGGACGCTCCGGCGGATGAGTCGACCCCCGAACGTGATGCGCCAAGCGAGGACCCGACCGAGGAACGACCGGTCATCGGCGACACCTCCGATGAGGAACGCGGTGCCTGA
- a CDS encoding substrate-binding domain-containing protein: MGKHNAEAAPPPNGRRAAIAGGAALALVAGGFGVSKAVSFMGDDGGSCKTPASVRVVTTPEMYNSVVAAADTVESEGAACASYDVSAQGAGETAKAIETSSSVPDVWIPDSTIWADNVNAQLGSSGWLTPGETLATSPVVVGVPASLRDDPRLSKPQSWASILETQYPLTMINPDQSTPTLTSVVAANQAVSGAGQQENKRELLRSYLRLSRSLSTEETLFAKAKSSKDVARLFPVSEQQLTDYNKNNPQGQLSPLVPKEGAAQLTYTWTTPVRGNPAPQAALDALRDQLVSADGKKALTEAGFRVPGAQLPTASAVPAGVKIVPKASTADNQGAQRAWANLGKDARILVVLDVSGSMLQEIQPGQSRVDMLTKMCTQALDVLPPTTSIGGWAFSTDLDGKGKDYKELAPSIESIDDTPQGRAHKAQLKAALKTGHSLAERNGDTGLYDTVAAAYKHVHDTYDARYVNSVVVMTDGANDDPGGGLDLQQVLTQLRGQYDPKKPVKIVTIGIGNKSDPKALKDIATATDGLSYVTKTPDEITNVFVDAFLRRE; this comes from the coding sequence ATGGGTAAGCACAACGCCGAAGCCGCGCCGCCGCCGAACGGCCGCCGTGCCGCGATCGCCGGTGGAGCCGCACTTGCCCTCGTCGCGGGCGGTTTCGGGGTCAGCAAGGCCGTCTCCTTCATGGGCGACGACGGCGGCAGCTGCAAGACCCCCGCGAGCGTACGCGTCGTGACCACGCCCGAGATGTACAACTCCGTCGTGGCGGCCGCCGACACCGTCGAGTCCGAGGGTGCGGCGTGCGCGTCGTACGACGTCTCGGCCCAGGGAGCGGGCGAGACCGCCAAGGCCATCGAGACCAGCTCGTCGGTGCCGGACGTGTGGATCCCCGACAGCACGATCTGGGCCGACAACGTCAACGCCCAGCTGGGTTCGTCGGGCTGGCTGACGCCGGGCGAGACGCTCGCGACCAGCCCGGTCGTGGTGGGCGTGCCCGCGAGCCTGCGCGACGACCCGCGGCTGTCCAAGCCGCAGTCGTGGGCGAGCATCCTGGAGACCCAGTACCCGTTGACGATGATCAACCCCGACCAGTCTACGCCCACGCTGACCTCCGTCGTCGCGGCCAACCAGGCGGTGTCCGGTGCGGGGCAGCAGGAGAACAAGCGCGAGCTGCTGCGCTCGTACCTCCGTCTGAGCCGGTCGCTCAGCACCGAGGAGACGCTGTTCGCCAAGGCCAAGTCGTCCAAGGACGTCGCCCGCCTCTTCCCGGTCAGCGAGCAGCAGCTCACCGACTACAACAAGAACAACCCGCAGGGCCAGCTCTCGCCGCTGGTGCCCAAGGAGGGCGCCGCCCAGCTGACCTACACCTGGACCACGCCCGTACGCGGCAACCCGGCCCCGCAGGCCGCGCTCGACGCCCTGCGCGACCAGCTCGTGTCGGCCGACGGCAAGAAGGCGCTGACCGAGGCCGGTTTCCGGGTGCCCGGGGCTCAGCTGCCGACCGCCTCCGCCGTGCCGGCCGGTGTCAAGATCGTCCCCAAGGCGAGCACGGCCGACAACCAGGGCGCCCAGCGCGCGTGGGCCAACCTCGGCAAGGACGCCCGGATTCTCGTCGTCCTCGACGTGTCGGGCTCGATGCTGCAGGAGATCCAGCCCGGGCAGTCCCGCGTGGACATGCTCACCAAGATGTGCACCCAGGCGCTCGACGTGCTTCCTCCGACGACGTCGATCGGCGGCTGGGCGTTCTCGACCGACCTCGACGGCAAGGGCAAGGACTACAAAGAGCTCGCCCCCTCGATCGAGAGCATCGACGACACCCCGCAGGGTCGAGCCCACAAGGCCCAGCTGAAGGCCGCTCTCAAGACCGGTCACTCGCTGGCCGAGCGCAACGGTGACACCGGCCTCTACGACACCGTCGCGGCCGCGTACAAGCACGTGCACGACACCTACGACGCCCGCTACGTCAACTCCGTCGTGGTCATGACCGACGGTGCCAATGACGACCCGGGCGGTGGCCTCGACCTGCAGCAGGTGCTCACCCAGCTGCGCGGCCAGTACGACCCCAAGAAGCCCGTCAAGATCGTCACGATCGGCATCGGCAACAAGTCCGACCCCAAGGCGCTCAAGGACATCGCCACCGCCACCGACGGCCTGTCCTACGTCACCAAGACGCCCGACGAGATCACCAACGTGTTCGTCGACGCGTTCCTGCGGCGTGAGTGA